The following proteins are encoded in a genomic region of Sparus aurata chromosome 23, fSpaAur1.1, whole genome shotgun sequence:
- the ccdc137 gene encoding coiled-coil domain-containing protein 137, which yields MGKNKNNKTNVSGKQADKAGKHSSAKKLKRDAKSKKAKPDHLKDIPFRLREIMKSKERMKTGSLKPKKPKQATSHESKPGEDGDIPVLHFKRGKQESEKAYVRRMENETKHIHFLTKNQVDRQPELDDDSQDKSTDKGKSEKKKEHDKGRLQRLQLKKLDRQEDRMEKEMFVDNVPFGEVAMAPPSFSSKPRKALVKSQNASKKLLLNSLLGHTVSSTAKPSMARQRIMEEERVRAVEAYRHLKKQKQQQHEARTAGLEKLKNLQ from the exons ATGGGGAAGAATAAGAATAACAAAACTAACGTCTCCGGAAAACAAGCGGACAAGGCAGGAAAACATTCAAG TGCTAAGAAGCTCAAACGAGATGCTAAATCCAAGAAAGCCAAGCCAGACCATCTCAAAGACATCCCCTTCAGGCTCCGAGAGATCATGAAGAGCAAGGAGAGGATGAAGACGGGATCCTTGAAGCCCAAAAAGCCAAAACAAG CCACTTCCCATGAAAGCAAGCCAGGAGAAGATGGAGACATACCTGTCCTCCACTTCAAGAGAGGGAAGCAGGAAAGTGAGAAGGCGTATGTGAGGCGCATGGAGAATGAGACCAAACACATCCACTTCCTCACCAAGAACCAGGTAGACAGACAGCCTGAGCTGGATGATGACAGTCAAGACAAGTCCACCGACAAGGGCAAGtctgagaagaagaagga GCACGATAAAGGCAGATTACAGAGGCTACAGCTGAAAAAGTTGGACAGACAAGAGGACAGGATGGAGAAAGAGATGTTCGTAG ataaTGTTCCTTTTGGTGAAGTTGCAATGGCCCCGCCATCTTTTAGCAGCAAACCCAGGAAAGCTCTGGTCAAATCTCAG AATGCATCAAAGAAGCTGCTCCTCAACTCCCTCCTCGGCCACACTGTGTCCTCCACAGCCAAGCCCTCCATGGCCCGACAGAGGatcatggaggaggagagggtaaGAGCGGTGGAGGCCTACCGCCAtctgaagaaacagaaacagcagcagcacgagGCCCGGACTGCAGGTCTGGAAAAACTCAAGAACCTTCAGTGA